A genomic stretch from Larimichthys crocea isolate SSNF chromosome XXII, L_crocea_2.0, whole genome shotgun sequence includes:
- the yipf5 gene encoding protein YIPF5 has product MSGFDNFNTDFYQSSYSVDDQNQAGYGYTNTETPYNKQYGQYDYSQPMGYPSPGMMQPQQPYTGQIFQPTQTYTPSSSQSMYSSSFDDEPPLLEELGINFDHIWQKTLTVLHPMKVADGSIMNETDLAGPMVFCLAFGATLLLSGKIQFGYVYGISAIGCLGMYCLLNLMSMTGVSFGCVSSVLGYCLLPMILLSSFGVLFSLQGMMGIILTAAIIGWCSFSASKIFISALAMDGQQLLVAYPCALLYGVFALISVF; this is encoded by the exons ATGTCGGGGTTTGACAATTTCAACACAGACTTTTACCAGTCCAGCTACAGCGTAGATGACCAAAACCAGGCGGGCTATGGCTACACCAACACTGAAACCCCCTACAACAA GCAATACGGTCAGTACGACTACTCCCAGCCCATGGGCTACCCTTCCCCAGGGATGATGCAGCCCCAGCAGCCATACACAGGACAAATCTTCCAGCCCACACAGACCTACACTCCATCTTCGTCACAATCCATGTACAGTAGCAGCTTCGATGACGAGCCGCCACTGCTAGAAG AACTGGGAATCAATTTTGACCACATCTGGCAGAAGACCCTCACAGTGCTCCATCCAATGAAGGTAGCAGACGGCAGCATCATGAACGAGACAGACTTGGCCGGCCCCATGGTCTTCTGTTTGGCCTTCGGAGCGACACTTCTCCTG tcagGTAAGATCCAGTTTGGGTACGTGTACGGTATCAGTGCAATCGGCTGCCTGGGCATGTACTGCCTACTGAACCTCATGAGTATGACGGGCGTCTCCTTCGGCTGTGTGTCCAGCGTGCTGGGATACTGCCTCCTCCCAATGATCCTCCTCTCCAGCTTTGGAGTCCTCTTCTCTTTACA GGGCATGATGGGAATTATACTAACGGCAGCGATCATTGGCTGGTGCAGTTTCTCAGCCTCAAAGATCTTCATCTCAGCGTTGGCCATGGATGGGCAGCAGCTGCTGGTTGCTTACCCCTGCGCTCTCTTATACGGGGTCTTCGCACTCATCTCTgtcttctaa